ATACTTACTTTTTTTACCGCGTCATTCCCGCCCCGTGTTTGTCATTCCCGCGAAAGCGGGAATCCACGGGATAAACTCCAGCGGGAATCTATACTTCTGGATTCCTGCCTACGCAGGAATGACAGAGAGTGAATAGTTACTTCTTATCCTCCACCATCTGGATGGCCTTGACTTTATCCGGGCATTCCTCGGCGCAGATGCCGCAACCCTTGCAGTATTTCAGGTCAAACTCGGCAATCTTGCCGTCCTTGACCTTGATGCAGCCATCCGGGCAGTAAATCCAGCAGAGCAGGCAGTTGGTGCATTTCTTGTTATCGTGCACCGGCTTGAGGTTGCGCCAGCCGCCGGTTTCATACTGCATACTACAGCCCGGGTCTTTGATAATTGAGCCGATAGGCATCTCGTGGCGATTCATTGTCTTCTTTGCCATATTATTAATCTCCTTTTTAGAGCCAGTTAGGAACAGAGTGACTTACTGGGTCTTATCCCGGCAGTTTTTGCCGGGACACCTCATTATTCCTTTACTTCTGCGAAACCCTTTTTAATAGAGTTCAGGTTGCCCTCGACCACCTTGGCGGCGAATTTCTCGCCGAATGAATGTTTGATATCAGCCAGCAGACCGTCCAGCGAAACCACGTTGGTGGTCTTGACGATAGCGCCCATTATCGGCGTATTGGGCATGGTCCGGCCCAGTTCTGCGATGGAGATGCCGGTGGCGTCCACGGTATAGATTTTATTGCCGTCCATCTTAAGTTTAGCGCGAAGTTCGGCCGGTGTCTTGGTGGTATTGACGATGATAATTCCGCCTTTATTAAGGCCTTCGGCCACGTTGACCGTATCCAGCAGCGAATCATCCAGCACCACCACCACATCCGGGTTGACCACGGAGCAGTAGAGCGAGAAATTATCCTGGCTGACCCGGTTATAGGCGCGCATC
This sequence is a window from Planctomycetota bacterium. Protein-coding genes within it:
- a CDS encoding 2-oxoacid:acceptor oxidoreductase family protein translates to MSKITEIRWHARGGQGAMLAARTLARIAITEGKYAQGMPEFGPERMGAPMRAYNRVSQDNFSLYCSVVNPDVVVVLDDSLLDTVNVAEGLNKGGIIIVNTTKTPAELRAKLKMDGNKIYTVDATGISIAELGRTMPNTPIMGAIVKTTNVVSLDGLLADIKHSFGEKFAAKVVEGNLNSIKKGFAEVKE
- a CDS encoding 4Fe-4S binding protein, with the protein product MAKKTMNRHEMPIGSIIKDPGCSMQYETGGWRNLKPVHDNKKCTNCLLCWIYCPDGCIKVKDGKIAEFDLKYCKGCGICAEECPDKVKAIQMVEDKK